A part of Methyloprofundus sedimenti genomic DNA contains:
- a CDS encoding CBS domain-containing protein: MAGTSITSLGYSFVFVPVVVNIFILLILAMKINRWIMARDYPSPLPVKKKKTDQQLAVTVPNHQVGFSEQDIDLALADSDVFIGMTHAELSHILTQVEKYTFKRLKGQLLCADIMIKQVVTAEYGTEVEEAWEIMRRNKLKAMPVLDKARRVIGIITWNDFFKFIDLSIYQSFQDKFHRFIRRTADITAMKPESVGFIMTSSVITVTDTTHIVDLIALMSNQGHRQIPVVNSEQRLVGMVYQSNLIAALYNEELAHKISH; encoded by the coding sequence ATGGCAGGAACATCAATTACCTCTCTTGGTTATTCTTTTGTGTTTGTTCCTGTGGTCGTAAATATTTTTATCTTGTTGATTTTGGCAATGAAAATTAATCGATGGATTATGGCTAGAGATTACCCCAGCCCTTTGCCTGTTAAGAAGAAAAAGACAGATCAGCAGCTTGCAGTGACTGTACCCAATCATCAAGTCGGTTTTTCAGAACAAGATATTGATTTAGCACTGGCTGATAGTGATGTGTTTATTGGTATGACACATGCGGAATTAAGTCATATATTAACCCAGGTTGAAAAGTATACTTTTAAGCGGTTAAAAGGTCAGCTTTTATGTGCTGATATTATGATTAAACAGGTTGTCACTGCTGAATACGGCACTGAAGTCGAGGAGGCCTGGGAAATTATGCGGCGTAACAAGCTTAAAGCAATGCCTGTATTAGACAAAGCAAGACGAGTGATCGGAATTATTACCTGGAATGATTTTTTTAAATTTATTGATCTAAGTATTTATCAGAGCTTTCAGGATAAATTTCATCGATTTATTAGACGTACAGCCGATATAACTGCAATGAAACCAGAATCAGTCGGTTTTATTATGACTAGCTCAGTCATTACTGTGACGGATACCACGCATATTGTCGACCTTATTGCTTTGATGTCCAATCAGGGACATAGACAAATACCTGTAGTTAATTCAGAACAGCGTCTAGTGGGCATGGTCTATCAATCAAATTTAATAGCGGCGTTATATAACGAAGAGCTGGCTCATAAAATCAGTCACTAG
- a CDS encoding HPP family protein produces MKIFHAFKYLAVDPVNFSLKAKLRSLLACFCSIFFIAVISKIVLPWPDYPMIVVSMGVSAIILFFIPGSPLAQPGSFVGEQRLSAVVGVYYASNIVKTFTAAASAVGDSVMMMLVLRCLCPPTYPQQRRV; encoded by the coding sequence ATGAAAATATTCCATGCTTTTAAATATCTTGCGGTTGATCCTGTAAATTTTAGTCTTAAGGCTAAATTACGGTCTCTTTTGGCCTGTTTTTGTTCAATTTTTTTTATTGCTGTCATTAGCAAAATAGTTTTACCCTGGCCAGATTATCCGATGATTGTAGTATCTATGGGAGTTTCGGCAATAATTTTGTTTTTTATCCCAGGTAGTCCTTTAGCACAACCTGGGTCTTTTGTTGGTGAGCAACGGTTGTCAGCCGTGGTCGGTGTGTATTACGCTTCGAATATTGTAAAAACATTTACAGCCGCAGCTTCAGCTGTTGGAGATTCAGTAATGATGATGCTAGTGCTGAGATGTTTGTGCCCACCCACCTATCCACAGCAGCGACGAGTTTAA
- a CDS encoding multicopper oxidase domain-containing protein — translation MKFRQSKNNSGLIRGNKIVCLFMMCFWVSCVEAKQHKFEMTIDEVTIQVAPKLKYKVFAFNGQVPAPLIHVTQGDDVEVLVTNNTSTPHIIHWHGVYQTNNWKNDGVPGVTQKSIEAGDSFTYQWKAEKTGSLWYHCHTNVNANINNPVAFHPIAGIWDKVYINGNPRNTLYGIQTYNIPVATADTFDLVSPADHPTNNAIVDHAMSAAMRGAITVLMNMPDADPKLGKGENILIR, via the coding sequence ATGAAATTTAGACAATCAAAAAATAACAGTGGCCTGATAAGAGGCAACAAAATAGTTTGTCTTTTCATGATGTGTTTTTGGGTGAGCTGTGTAGAAGCAAAGCAGCACAAATTTGAAATGACCATAGATGAAGTGACAATTCAAGTTGCACCTAAACTCAAGTACAAGGTATTTGCCTTTAACGGTCAGGTACCCGCACCGTTAATTCATGTGACACAAGGTGATGATGTGGAAGTGTTGGTGACTAATAACACTTCGACGCCTCATATCATTCACTGGCATGGTGTTTATCAAACTAATAATTGGAAAAACGATGGTGTGCCTGGGGTGACACAAAAATCGATTGAAGCAGGTGATAGTTTTACTTATCAATGGAAAGCGGAGAAGACTGGGAGTCTTTGGTATCACTGTCATACTAATGTGAATGCCAATATAAATAACCCTGTTGCCTTTCATCCTATCGCAGGTATTTGGGATAAGGTTTATATCAACGGAAATCCAAGAAACACCTTATATGGGATACAGACCTATAACATACCGGTTGCCACAGCAGATACCTTTGATTTGGTTTCTCCTGCTGATCATCCCACCAATAATGCAATTGTTGATCATGCGATGAGTGCAGCAATGCGAGGCGCAATTACGGTATTAATGAATATGCCTGATGCGGATCCTAAACTGGGTAAAGGCGAAAATATTTTGATTCGTTAA
- a CDS encoding helix-turn-helix transcriptional regulator, protein MEIIGFNDTQQKILRFLVKEKEGVTVDQFSKLLEISRSAIHQHMTALERDGLVMKSVSKQTGGRPGTTFVLTEKGIHIFPKHYSLFAEMLINLIKQKLGSEELALYLKELGVSLAETRKDALKINPLMKKLK, encoded by the coding sequence GTGGAGATAATCGGATTTAATGACACCCAACAAAAAATACTGCGCTTTTTAGTGAAAGAAAAAGAAGGCGTGACGGTAGATCAGTTTTCCAAACTTTTGGAAATTTCAAGAAGTGCAATACACCAGCACATGACCGCACTGGAAAGAGATGGCCTGGTTATGAAGTCTGTTTCCAAACAAACAGGCGGACGCCCAGGAACAACATTCGTCTTAACGGAAAAAGGAATTCATATATTCCCTAAACACTACAGCCTTTTTGCTGAAATGCTGATCAATTTAATCAAACAAAAATTAGGCTCTGAGGAACTCGCGCTATATCTTAAGGAACTTGGTGTATCTCTTGCAGAAACAAGAAAAGATGCTCTAAAAATAAACCCATTAATGAAAAAATTAAAATGA
- a CDS encoding helix-turn-helix domain-containing protein: protein MTADIMQELGYETQLSEGEPGENLIIDAYNCVFHDLANSDPEVCEMDLSLLSTLLDSEIEHTCCMAKGGVRCRFLVHSLDKK from the coding sequence ATGACTGCTGACATTATGCAGGAGCTGGGATACGAAACGCAGTTATCAGAAGGAGAACCAGGAGAAAATTTAATAATTGATGCTTACAATTGTGTCTTTCATGATCTGGCAAATAGCGATCCTGAAGTCTGTGAAATGGACTTATCACTCTTGTCAACACTTCTTGACAGTGAAATTGAACATACCTGCTGCATGGCAAAAGGAGGCGTTAGATGCCGCTTTTTAGTGCATTCTTTGGACAAAAAATAA
- a CDS encoding HvfA family oxazolone/thioamide-modified RiPP metallophore, producing MKKTTKTITTIGSAIASTFAVNVANAESNPFAMSELSSGYMQLAQSDKAGEMKCGSKMKMDKQKEAACGEGSCGSMMDNGKMKKGLEKVCGAMMKGKEGACGDLQKKSASKKEKNKGYSVSKTGWGNKKSKKTTPDTMQKGMNMDMGKSKEGKCGEGMCGGMMQDGKMKKGMEGMCGDMMKGKEGSCGMGMKGMGDMKGMGDMKGMGDMKGMGDMKGMGDMKGMGGMKGMDGMKGMKGEEASCGAMISPEKAAGK from the coding sequence ATGAAAAAAACTACAAAAACTATAACAACTATCGGTTCAGCAATTGCTTCAACATTCGCGGTAAATGTGGCTAATGCAGAAAGCAATCCATTTGCGATGAGTGAACTAAGCAGTGGCTATATGCAGCTTGCGCAGTCAGATAAAGCAGGCGAGATGAAGTGCGGTTCTAAAATGAAAATGGACAAGCAGAAGGAAGCTGCTTGTGGCGAAGGTTCATGCGGCAGCATGATGGACAATGGCAAAATGAAAAAAGGCCTGGAAAAGGTCTGTGGTGCGATGATGAAAGGCAAAGAAGGCGCGTGTGGAGATTTACAGAAAAAATCAGCGTCTAAAAAAGAAAAAAATAAAGGCTACTCTGTTAGTAAGACAGGATGGGGCAATAAAAAATCTAAAAAAACCACACCCGATACCATGCAAAAAGGTATGAATATGGATATGGGCAAAAGCAAAGAAGGGAAATGCGGTGAAGGCATGTGCGGCGGCATGATGCAAGATGGCAAAATGAAAAAAGGCATGGAAGGTATGTGCGGTGACATGATGAAAGGTAAAGAAGGTAGCTGTGGCATGGGCATGAAAGGCATGGGCGATATGAAGGGCATGGGTGACATGAAGGGCATGGGTGACATGAAAGGCATGGGCGACATGAAAGGCATGGGTGACATGAAAGGCATGGGCGGAATGAAAGGCATGGACGGCATGAAGGGAATGAAAGGCGAAGAAGCAAGCTGTGGTGCTATGATCTCTCCTGAAAAAGCGGCTGGTAAATAG
- the sucD gene encoding succinate--CoA ligase subunit alpha: MSILVDQNTNVICQGFTGKQGTFHAKHALAYGTRLVAGVTPGRGGTEHLGLPVFDTVQQAYASTQADASVIYVPPFFAADAILEAVDAGIKLIVCITEGIPVLHMLRVKAAMAGSDALLIGPNCPGIITPEACKIGIMPGSIHLPGNIGIVSRSGTLTYEAVHQTTQQGLGQSTCVGIGGDPIHGMNFIDVISRFQADEHTQGIIMVGEIGGSEEEEAAEYIKNHVTKPVVAYITGLTAPAGKRMGHAGAIVTGGKGTAESKVSALKAAGVRVVNSPSIMGLAMKELIANA; encoded by the coding sequence ATGAGTATTTTAGTTGACCAGAACACCAACGTTATTTGTCAGGGTTTTACTGGCAAACAAGGTACTTTCCATGCAAAGCATGCCTTGGCATACGGTACCAGGCTTGTTGCGGGCGTTACTCCTGGACGCGGGGGAACCGAACATTTAGGCTTGCCGGTTTTTGATACTGTGCAACAGGCATATGCCAGCACCCAGGCTGATGCCAGTGTTATTTATGTGCCGCCTTTTTTTGCTGCGGATGCAATTTTAGAAGCCGTTGATGCAGGTATTAAATTAATTGTCTGTATTACTGAAGGCATTCCTGTTTTACATATGTTGCGCGTTAAGGCTGCGATGGCAGGAAGTGATGCGCTACTTATTGGTCCAAACTGCCCCGGTATTATCACGCCTGAAGCCTGCAAAATTGGTATTATGCCTGGCAGTATTCATCTACCGGGTAACATTGGCATCGTCTCCCGCTCGGGCACATTAACTTACGAAGCAGTCCATCAGACAACTCAGCAGGGTCTGGGGCAAAGTACGTGTGTAGGTATCGGTGGCGATCCTATTCACGGCATGAATTTTATTGATGTCATTAGTCGGTTTCAAGCAGATGAGCATACTCAGGGCATCATTATGGTTGGAGAAATCGGTGGTAGCGAAGAAGAAGAGGCAGCTGAATATATTAAAAACCATGTGACTAAGCCAGTGGTTGCATATATTACCGGTTTAACCGCGCCAGCAGGTAAACGCATGGGACATGCGGGGGCCATAGTCACCGGCGGTAAAGGCACAGCAGAGAGTAAAGTTTCCGCATTAAAAGCAGCTGGCGTAAGGGTAGTCAATTCACCTTCAATTATGGGCTTAGCGATGAAAGAGCTTATTGCAAATGCCTAG
- the sucC gene encoding ADP-forming succinate--CoA ligase subunit beta: protein MNIHEFQAKQLFKDYLIPVPESVVATTAAAASAAAQALAGDSWAIKAQVHAGGRGKVGGVKIAQTAEDAAQFTAQMLGQRLVTKQTGAAGLPINSVLVEKTYPIKREFYLSLLVDRHEEKLCFIASEAGGMDIEAVAEQSPEKIITLFINPAAGLQSYQCRQIAFALSLQGEQIKALQSVMSGMVNLLVDKDASQIEINPLVEIADGRLFALDAKINFDDNALALHKDIMALRDTEQEDEKENKAKQFDLSYITLDGNIGCMVNGAGLAMATMDLVKLKGGSPANFLDVGGGTTTDKVTEAFKLIVSDKNVQAVLVNIFGGIVHCDVIAQGILGALKQIKTDLPVIVRLEGTHAEEGRALLEGAAPNIIAADNLDHAAEQAVSLAGAGI, encoded by the coding sequence ATGAATATTCATGAATTTCAGGCTAAACAACTCTTTAAAGATTACCTGATACCTGTTCCCGAAAGTGTTGTCGCTACAACTGCTGCCGCTGCATCTGCTGCAGCACAAGCTTTAGCCGGTGATAGCTGGGCAATAAAAGCTCAGGTTCATGCAGGTGGGCGTGGCAAAGTCGGTGGCGTAAAAATCGCACAAACTGCCGAGGATGCTGCCCAATTCACGGCACAAATGCTGGGGCAACGTTTAGTCACAAAACAAACCGGTGCAGCAGGCCTGCCGATTAATTCAGTTTTAGTTGAAAAAACCTATCCTATTAAACGCGAATTTTATCTTAGCTTACTGGTTGACCGACATGAGGAAAAGCTCTGCTTTATAGCTTCCGAGGCCGGCGGGATGGATATCGAAGCCGTTGCCGAACAAAGTCCGGAAAAAATTATCACATTATTTATTAATCCAGCCGCCGGCTTACAGTCTTATCAGTGCCGGCAAATAGCCTTTGCATTATCCTTACAGGGCGAACAGATAAAAGCTTTGCAAAGTGTCATGTCCGGTATGGTAAATCTGCTTGTGGATAAAGATGCGAGTCAAATAGAAATTAATCCTCTGGTGGAAATAGCAGACGGCCGCCTGTTTGCACTGGATGCAAAAATCAACTTTGATGACAATGCGCTTGCTTTGCATAAAGACATCATGGCATTACGCGATACCGAACAAGAAGATGAAAAAGAAAATAAGGCAAAGCAATTTGACCTTAGCTACATAACCTTGGATGGCAATATAGGCTGTATGGTCAATGGCGCGGGCCTGGCGATGGCAACCATGGATCTAGTCAAGCTTAAAGGCGGATCCCCGGCTAATTTTCTGGATGTTGGCGGTGGCACGACCACAGACAAAGTTACCGAGGCATTTAAGCTGATTGTCTCTGATAAAAATGTACAAGCTGTACTGGTCAATATATTTGGTGGAATTGTGCACTGCGATGTCATTGCTCAAGGTATTCTGGGGGCATTAAAACAAATTAAGACGGATTTACCGGTTATAGTCAGGCTGGAAGGCACGCATGCAGAAGAAGGGCGTGCGCTATTAGAGGGTGCTGCACCTAATATTATTGCTGCGGATAATCTGGATCATGCAGCCGAACAAGCGGTTAGCCTTGCTGGAGCAGGAATATGA
- the hemW gene encoding radical SAM family heme chaperone HemW encodes MPNARLSPPLSLYIHFPWCIQKCPYCDFNSHAVKDTFPEDRYINALIDDLAQDIAKFQETRTIQSIFMGGGTPSLFSAAQLDRLLTAMQQYLTFADDIEITLEANPGTFESEKFADYRAIGINRLSIGIQSFNDQHLKRLGRVHSAQEAIRAVSIARQAGFANFNLDLMFGLPESAEQDSLHDVQQAIALQPSHISFYQLTLEPNTYFHKYPPALPNDEAIFKEQLACQQLLAEHGYQQYEISAYAQPGKQCRHNINYWSFGDYLGIGAGAHGKITRSLPANIVRTMKPKQPEQYLKHTKDDRLAQAIKQSDLPLEFVMNHLRLKKGFHLETYTQRTGLSLQSLQPALADCLQQGLLFEHQQHYECSEKGWHFLDTILENFLSTDITDA; translated from the coding sequence ATGCCGAACGCCCGTTTATCTCCTCCACTTAGTTTGTATATACATTTCCCCTGGTGCATACAGAAATGTCCCTATTGTGACTTTAATTCCCATGCGGTTAAAGACACCTTCCCGGAGGATCGCTATATCAATGCCCTGATAGATGACCTGGCACAAGATATAGCCAAATTCCAGGAAACCCGGACCATACAAAGTATCTTCATGGGCGGAGGCACACCCAGTCTATTTTCTGCTGCTCAGCTAGATCGTTTACTTACAGCTATGCAGCAATACCTGACTTTTGCTGATGATATAGAAATTACTCTGGAGGCCAACCCAGGTACCTTTGAAAGTGAAAAGTTTGCTGATTATAGAGCGATTGGCATTAACCGACTGTCTATTGGCATACAGAGCTTTAACGATCAACATTTAAAACGTTTGGGGCGCGTACATTCTGCACAGGAAGCTATTCGAGCCGTTAGCATTGCCCGACAGGCAGGTTTCGCTAACTTTAATCTGGATCTCATGTTTGGCTTACCTGAGAGCGCCGAGCAAGACAGCTTACACGATGTACAACAAGCCATTGCATTACAACCCAGCCATATCTCCTTTTATCAACTGACTTTAGAGCCAAATACCTATTTTCATAAGTACCCGCCAGCATTACCAAATGATGAAGCTATATTTAAAGAGCAATTGGCCTGCCAGCAACTATTAGCCGAACATGGCTATCAACAATATGAAATCTCCGCCTATGCGCAACCGGGTAAACAGTGCAGGCATAATATAAATTACTGGTCTTTTGGTGATTATTTAGGCATAGGCGCAGGAGCTCATGGAAAAATAACACGCAGCTTGCCTGCCAATATTGTACGCACCATGAAACCCAAACAACCCGAGCAATATCTCAAACACACTAAAGATGATAGACTTGCTCAGGCGATTAAACAGAGTGATTTGCCACTGGAATTTGTGATGAATCACTTACGCTTAAAAAAGGGCTTTCATCTTGAGACCTACACACAAAGAACAGGATTATCATTACAATCCTTACAGCCTGCCTTAGCAGATTGTCTGCAACAAGGGCTGTTATTTGAACATCAACAACACTATGAATGTTCGGAAAAAGGCTGGCATTTTCTGGACACTATTTTAGAAAACTTTCTTAGCACGGATATAACTGATGCTTGA
- the pyrE gene encoding orotate phosphoribosyltransferase, translating to MLDYQKQFIQYSLDCGVLKFGEFHLKSGRISPYFFNTGLFNSGAQLAKLGQFYAQALIHSGLKVDILYGPAYKGIPLVSAASIAYAQMQDSDIPFAFNRKEAKDHGEGGNLVGAPLKGNVLILDDVITAGTSVRESVVIINAAGATPAGVLIALDRQEKGENDISAIQEVSQRYAMPVISIIALEHIIEFIAGDKSYNVHIAAIKEYQKQYGI from the coding sequence ATGCTTGATTATCAAAAACAATTTATTCAATATTCCCTGGATTGCGGCGTATTAAAATTTGGTGAATTTCATTTAAAATCAGGACGGATCAGTCCTTATTTTTTTAATACCGGTCTTTTTAATAGCGGCGCGCAACTAGCAAAGCTGGGACAATTTTATGCTCAGGCACTTATTCATTCAGGCCTGAAAGTCGATATTTTATACGGACCCGCATATAAAGGAATCCCTTTAGTCAGTGCCGCCTCAATCGCCTATGCGCAAATGCAGGACAGCGATATTCCGTTTGCCTTTAACCGCAAAGAAGCCAAAGATCACGGTGAGGGTGGCAATCTGGTTGGTGCGCCGCTGAAAGGTAATGTCCTGATTCTGGATGATGTCATAACTGCAGGGACTTCTGTACGCGAATCAGTCGTAATTATTAACGCGGCTGGCGCAACACCCGCAGGTGTATTGATTGCATTAGACCGACAGGAAAAAGGGGAGAATGACATTTCTGCCATACAGGAAGTCAGTCAGCGTTATGCAATGCCCGTGATATCGATCATTGCACTTGAACATATTATTGAATTTATTGCCGGCGATAAATCTTATAATGTGCATATTGCTGCAATTAAAGAGTATCAAAAGCAATATGGCATTTAG
- a CDS encoding helix-turn-helix domain-containing protein, which yields MKPYRIQNSELQSLIAQQNTTSHALLPDDLGYYQFTNTQLDADLSYIETSYQPTKDTAIISQIDHAEPKIVVTLALQGSSRFAAKNGDEVIFKQGYSTITRFNTTVGERQYQADQPTHQLRLILNKNWLRRYIEEQQLEDLFKHNNLKTLSCQPMACQSHIAVQQLLKNNEQGAMRTMFMHTQAMNILTAELMHLFQPYKTENLHEIYLANAARDILLCMFKSPPTVAELAQKVGTNSSKLKKLFHQYFNTTPYGLLLDIRMEKAYQLLASTHCQVASAAYYVGYTHAGNFSTAFYNYFGITPKEVSRERGIIKFDN from the coding sequence ATGAAACCCTATCGCATCCAGAATTCAGAATTACAGTCGCTTATCGCGCAACAAAACACTACGTCACATGCGTTATTACCGGATGATTTAGGTTACTACCAATTTACGAATACTCAGCTTGATGCAGATTTAAGCTATATCGAGACCTCTTATCAACCAACAAAAGATACAGCAATTATCAGTCAGATAGATCATGCTGAACCAAAAATTGTCGTGACCTTAGCCTTGCAAGGCAGCTCTCGATTTGCAGCAAAAAATGGCGATGAAGTTATTTTTAAACAAGGATACTCAACCATTACACGATTTAACACCACGGTAGGTGAACGTCAGTATCAAGCGGATCAACCAACTCACCAATTACGTCTGATATTAAATAAAAATTGGTTGCGTAGGTATATAGAAGAGCAACAATTGGAAGATTTGTTTAAACACAATAATCTAAAAACTTTAAGCTGCCAGCCAATGGCCTGTCAAAGCCATATAGCAGTGCAACAACTACTAAAAAACAATGAACAGGGGGCAATGCGTACCATGTTTATGCATACCCAGGCTATGAACATATTAACAGCTGAACTAATGCATTTATTTCAGCCTTACAAGACAGAAAATCTACACGAAATTTATTTAGCCAATGCAGCGCGCGATATTTTATTATGTATGTTTAAATCACCGCCAACAGTGGCTGAACTGGCGCAAAAAGTGGGAACTAATTCAAGCAAATTAAAAAAGCTCTTCCATCAATACTTTAATACCACGCCTTATGGCTTGTTATTAGATATTCGCATGGAAAAGGCCTATCAACTACTCGCATCCACCCACTGTCAGGTCGCTAGCGCCGCATATTACGTAGGCTATACTCATGCAGGTAATTTTAGTACTGCGTTTTATAATTATTTTGGGATAACACCTAAGGAAGTCTCTAGGGAGCGTGGAATAATTAAATTCGACAATTAG
- a CDS encoding amidohydrolase family protein — translation MKLKSLLSVTTPFMLAMCLNQGFSAIVYAHNGEDHGNTNTDIVQDAPDCQVLSADRLFDGDMLMENQAVLLNGNKVVSIGTASELSKLCGYRIELGDATILPGFIESHAHVAFQNVRKDKVLAHGITTVQDTGGALQVTEGGDGALRLLSTGPIIQAPGGYPLNIFGGGEGGYDQIGIPVSSVAQAEEVVANLVTGGATAIKIALESGGEPGAPWMLPHGDQPVPATPWNLLSQDIVNAIVTKAHTLEKRVIAHVGEDEGVTRALAAGVDEFAHMPCAAISDDLLHEAVQKGVTFVTTIDTLGSCVNADGMGIHSNTHTVAHAIEHNPDTGAQFIYGSEIGHDNVPWGINGEELHMMLHLTSGESVDFVDVLNVLKAATSEAGKRLDIPGLGTLSANAPADLIAVRGNPFQRFKLLEYPDLVISGGRTIINEFGYQSAVECLFAWAEINFPEYLAPAGAYTQVSNGFIQREYSSSQSFVHISNDKHRVYFTGADGVQHDLGDLSNWLATAGCH, via the coding sequence ATGAAATTAAAATCTCTTCTGTCGGTGACCACGCCCTTTATGTTGGCTATGTGTTTGAATCAAGGTTTCAGTGCCATTGTTTATGCTCACAATGGTGAAGATCATGGCAATACTAATACAGACATAGTACAGGATGCGCCTGATTGTCAGGTGTTATCTGCTGACCGACTGTTTGATGGTGATATGCTTATGGAAAACCAGGCGGTATTACTTAATGGCAATAAAGTTGTCAGTATCGGCACTGCGAGCGAATTAAGTAAACTCTGTGGCTACCGGATAGAATTGGGTGATGCGACAATTTTGCCTGGATTTATTGAGTCTCATGCGCATGTCGCTTTTCAAAATGTACGCAAAGACAAGGTTTTGGCTCATGGTATTACTACGGTGCAGGATACGGGTGGAGCATTGCAAGTAACGGAAGGCGGTGACGGCGCTTTACGTTTATTGAGTACGGGGCCTATTATTCAGGCACCAGGCGGTTATCCACTGAACATATTTGGCGGCGGAGAAGGCGGTTATGACCAGATAGGCATTCCGGTCAGTTCGGTGGCTCAGGCTGAAGAAGTAGTTGCTAATTTGGTGACTGGTGGAGCAACAGCAATCAAGATTGCCCTTGAGTCTGGTGGTGAGCCAGGGGCGCCCTGGATGTTGCCGCATGGCGATCAGCCTGTGCCAGCAACGCCCTGGAATTTACTGTCGCAGGATATTGTTAACGCGATAGTAACTAAAGCACATACACTGGAAAAACGAGTGATTGCGCATGTTGGCGAGGATGAAGGCGTTACTCGTGCGTTAGCTGCTGGCGTGGATGAGTTTGCACACATGCCTTGTGCAGCAATCAGTGACGACTTATTGCATGAAGCGGTACAAAAAGGAGTGACTTTTGTAACCACAATCGACACCCTCGGTTCTTGTGTCAATGCTGATGGCATGGGAATTCATTCCAATACGCATACTGTCGCCCATGCAATAGAGCATAATCCGGATACGGGTGCGCAGTTTATTTATGGCTCTGAAATTGGTCATGATAATGTGCCTTGGGGAATTAATGGCGAGGAATTACATATGATGTTACACCTTACCAGCGGTGAATCTGTAGACTTTGTAGATGTGCTTAATGTATTAAAAGCGGCTACCTCAGAAGCGGGTAAGCGCCTTGATATTCCCGGTCTTGGTACTCTAAGTGCCAATGCTCCGGCAGACCTGATTGCCGTGCGAGGCAACCCATTTCAACGCTTTAAGCTGTTGGAGTATCCAGACCTGGTAATTTCCGGAGGTCGCACTATTATTAATGAATTTGGCTACCAGAGTGCTGTTGAATGTTTATTTGCCTGGGCAGAAATTAATTTTCCTGAGTATCTTGCTCCAGCGGGCGCTTATACACAGGTATCCAATGGATTTATTCAGCGGGAGTATTCTTCAAGCCAATCTTTTGTGCATATTTCTAATGATAAACACCGTGTTTACTTTACTGGAGCTGATGGAGTGCAGCATGATTTAGGTGATTTATCTAACTGGCTGGCGACTGCAGGCTGTCACTAA